In Akkermansia muciniphila ATCC BAA-835, the genomic stretch TTTTCCGCCAGTCCGCCGTGCCGGAAGTCAATGAACTGGCCTGGATACTCAGCACCGTCTGTCCGATGGGCCTGCTGGAACGCTGCCATTCCTACAAAGATAAAATCGCCAAGGGATTCTCCCCCAGCAACGCCCTGTTCACCTACCCCGTGCTGATGGCTGCCGACATCCTGATGTATGACTCCGACCTGGTGCCCGTAGGCAAGGACCAGAAACAGCATCTGGAAGTCACACGCGACCTGGCGGGCAAAATGAACGAACAATTCGGAGAAGGCACCTGCAAACTTCCGGATGCGCTCATTGCGGAAAGCACAGCCATTGTTCCGGGGCTGGACGGGCAGAAAATGAGTAAAAGCTATAATAACACGCTCCCTATTTTCGGAGAGGAAAAAGCTGTCCGCAAACTCATCATGAGAATCCCCACGGATTCCACCCCCGTGGAAGATCCCAAACCGACGGAAGGTTCCGTCATCCTGCAGCTTTACAAACTCTTTGCCTCCGCGCAGGGTTATGAAGACATGGTGCGCGGTTTCCAGAACGGGGGATGCGGCTATGGAGACTTCAAAAAGCGCCTCTTTGACGCTTACTGGGAATACTTCCGGCCCGCGCGCGAACGCAGGGCGGAACTGGAAGCCAATCAGGACTATGTGCGCCGGACGCTGGAAGAAGGCGCCCGCAAGGCGCGCGAGACGGCCTCTGTAGTGCTGGACAGGGTGCGCCGCGCCGTGGGGCTGGCCTGAAACGGAATAAAACGGAACACCCGGGAAAGCCGGGGCAGCACACGTTTTTTTGTGGCATGGAAAAGTACGGAATGTTATACAGAAAGATATGAAGAATATTCTGGTAGCTATTGATTTCTCCAACGCCACGGACGCCGTCATCCACCAAATCGGCAAACTGGCCTGCCCCAACGACAGCATCATCCATTTGCTCCACATTGTGGAACCCAGCATTTGCTATGAAGTCTCCGGCGTTCTGCCGGATGAAGTGCCCGTTCCCGTGATGGACCAGACGGAAGAAAACGAAGTCATTTCCATCGCCAAAAACCATTTGAAACAGACGGCGGAAAAACTCTCCCGGCTGACGGACGCCACGATCATCCAGGCGGTGGAAGATGAATTTGAAATCAGCGAAGCAGTCATTAATTATGCTGAAAAACACCACATCGACATGATCGTGGTGGGCAAGCATAACCACGGCTTCCTCTCCACCGTCTTTCTGGGCAGCGTAGCAAGCTCCGTGATGCGGAAATCCCCCGTGCCCGTTCTGGTAGTGCCCGTCACCAGGGAAGAACAGTAAAAACCGCCATCTGCGCCAGCTCCGTCCCAATCCATGATTACCATACTCTTTATAGGCGATGTGGTCGGCGAACCCGGACGCACCGCCGTGAAACACATGTTGCCGGAACTCAAACGGGAACACGGGGCGGACTTCATCATCGTCAACGGGGAAAACGCGGCTGCCGGGAGAGGTATCACGCCCCGTCTGGCACAGGAACTGCTGCACGCCGGAGTGGATGTCATCACAACGGGAGACCATGTCTGGGACCAGGCGGAGCTGGCCCCGTGGATGGAATCCGAACCGCGGGTGCTGCGCCCCGTCAACTATCCGCAGGGAACACCGGGGCACGGAAGCGTAGTCGTGGAAACTCCCAAGGGGAAAATAGCCGTCATGCAGGTTCAGGGGCGCTCATTCATTCAGCCGCCGCTGGAAAACCCCTTCCTCATCTCGGAAGCGGAAGCCAAAAGGCTCAGGGAAGAAAAAGGCGTGCGGGTTATCTTTGTGGACATGCACGCGGAAACGACCAGTGAAAAAATCTCCACCGGCTACAATCTGGACGGCCTGGTTTCCGCCGTCGTCGGGACACATACCCATGTGCAGACGGCGGATGAAACCATTCTGGAGCGCGGCACGGCCTACCTGACGGATGCCGGCATGTGCGGCCCTGCCGTCGGGGTGCTGGGACGGGAACGGGAACCTATTCTCCAGCGTTTCCGCACCTCCATGCCGGCCAAATTCCCCGTAGCGAACTGGCCCGTGCGCCTCTGCGGAGCCGTCGTGCAAATAGATGAAGCCACAGGCAGGGCGCTCAGCATCGCCCGCATCAATAAAATCGTGGAAAAACCGGCCTCCTGACATGCATGCTTCAGCAGCATTCCTCTTCCCGTGCCCGGTGGCGGCTCTCTGCGGATGTTCCGAACATGGCGGAAGCCTCGTGAAGCGCGACCAGAACGCGGATTATAAGAAAAACCTGTTTCAACGGACGCCCTCCATCACACTCGCGGAAGGAAAAAGCTGCCGGCGTCCCGCCTCCCCTTCCCGGAATAACGGGAAGCTGGCTGTGGCGTCCGGAATCCAAGGATTTCCCGCGTTTCCATATTTTCAGGATGAAGCAACGGACAGAAACCCGGGCGCCCTTATTCCCCTTAATCTCCCATACTCTGGAACAGACACGTGGTCATGAACTATGAAGCCAGATTCGGCGGTATAGGCCGCCTGTACGGAAACAGCGGACTATCTCTTCTCAGAAGCGCCCGCATAGCCGTCGTCGGCATTGGGGGTGTAGGTTCCTGGGCGGCGGAAGCCCTGGCTCGGTCAGGCGTAGGCACTATCATTCTGATGGATATGGACGACCTCTGCATTACCAACACCAACCGGCAAATACATGCGTTGGCGTCCACAATCGGGCAATCCAAAACGGAAACCATGGCCACACGCATCCGGGAAATCAACCCGGAAGCGGAAGTCATTCCCATCAGCAATTTCTACACGGCCTCCAACGCGGAAAAACTGCTGTCGGCGGAACCGGACGTCATCATTGACGCCATCGACTCCCTGATACCCAAGGCCCACCTCATCGCCTCCTGTTACCGCGGCAAGCAACCGCTGGTAACCTGCGGCGGCGCGGGAGGGCGCATCAATCCCGCCCGGATAGAAATAGACGACCTCTCCCGCACCAGGGGGGATCCCCTGCTCTCCAGCTTACGCTACAGGCTGAAAAAAGATTATGCCCTTCCGCTTGGAGAAAAAGCCCGGAAACTGAAAATCCCCTGCGTTTTCTCCCAGGAAACGCCCGTATACCCCACCTGCGACGGAAAAACCTCCTGCACACGTGATCCGGAATTTCAAGGGAAAACGGGTTGTGACGCCGGATTCGGCTCCGTCACCCATATCACGGGAACCTTTGGCTTCTTTGCGGCTTCCGCCGCCATTCAAATGCTCTTAAATAAGAAAAAAACACCATCGTCATCATGAACAAACTCCTGCTTTCCCTGCTGGGGGCCGCCCTCCTTCCCGCCTTGACCCAGTGCAACACCCTGGAAAAAGACATTGCCGGCATCAACGCCCGCAATGCGGAAATAGCCTGCGAACCCAGGGGAAACTACTTCGTCGGCCGCCGCTACCATGTACCGGCAACGCGCTTCTGGGGATACCTGCGCCAGCCGGGCCAGACTTGGAGAACGGCCCAACTCGTCATCATGGATGAAAGCGCCTGCCGCACCCCGGACCGCCTGCCGGAATACACCGGAAATCCGCGCTACGCCTACGACAACAACTATGAATACAGGGTATACGGCAAATACACGGGCAAATACGGTTACGAACCCAATTCCAATCTGAAGCTGCCCATCTTCAAACCGACCAGGTTTGAAGTGGCCAACGCCAACCCCGGCTGGCTCTTCAAACCCTCGGAAAAATATGATACCGGAGCCGTTACTCTGCGCCCTGCTATCATGCCCGCGACAACCTCCCTCCCGGTCCGGTAAGAAAAACCTGTCCGCAAAAACGGGCCCGGAAAGATAAAAAAGAAGAAAAAGCTTGATATTTTCATTTCTCTGCGCTAAAAACTCTCTGCCTTAAGGCCTCCATGCTCAGGTGGCGGAATTGGTAGACGCGCTAGACTAAGGATCTAGTGGTGATAAACCGTAGGGGTTCGAGTCCCCTCCCGAGCACCATCCTCTTTCATACCGCAAGTTGCTGGTTTTCAGCTCTTGCGGTTTTCGTTTGCCGGCGGCGGGAAAATAAGCCGCAACACATTTTTTATCAACAGGGGAGGGCATGCGCTATAAAAAGAAAGGCATTTCCCCACTTCCGGCCCCCCCGAACTCTTACTTGCCGGAAACAATCCGGACGTAATCAGTGAAGGATTGGCCCTTACGGCATCCGTTAAAAACCCTCCGCCATCAGGGCCACGGCTTCTTCACGGCTCGGCATGGAACGGATGGCTCCCTTGCGTGTCGTCACAATGGAAGCGGCGGCATTGGCGAACAAAAGCATGTCCGCCAACTGGCCTTCCGTCAGGTTTTCCAGCCCGGTTTCCAGAATCCGGTCCAGGCAGCATCCCAAAAAGGCGTCTCCGGCTCCTGTTGTGTCAATAGTCTTGACGTTCAAGTACGTAGGCTGGTGAATAAGTTTGCTTTCATAGGCAGCCCAGCTTCCTTTTCTGCCCCCCGTCACCAGAATAAGGCGCAAATTGTCGAACTCCCTCTGTAAAATCCTCAATCCTTCTTCCATGGTGGCGCAGCCGGTGAGGAAGAGAAGTTCCTCCATTTCTATTTTCATGACGCTGCATGCGCCGCATCCGTAGAGCATTTGTTCCCGGGCCAGTTCCATATCAGGCCACAGGGGCGGACGGAGATTGGGGTCAAAAGAGATGAGTGCTCCTTTTTTCCGCGCATGGCTGACGGCATGCCGGGTAGCCCTCCGAACATCATCATGCGTCATGGAAATCGTCCCGAAATGGAAGACGCGCGCGTGCTCCACCAATTCAAGGGCCACTTCTCCCGCAGTCAGCTTCATATCGGCGCCGGGATTACGGTAAAA encodes the following:
- the trpS gene encoding tryptophan--tRNA ligase — encoded protein: MRIITGLQPSGKLHVGNYFGAMEPAVRMQESGESFYFLADYHAMSTVHDANALRENCSNLATDFLAVGLDPEKCVFFRQSAVPEVNELAWILSTVCPMGLLERCHSYKDKIAKGFSPSNALFTYPVLMAADILMYDSDLVPVGKDQKQHLEVTRDLAGKMNEQFGEGTCKLPDALIAESTAIVPGLDGQKMSKSYNNTLPIFGEEKAVRKLIMRIPTDSTPVEDPKPTEGSVILQLYKLFASAQGYEDMVRGFQNGGCGYGDFKKRLFDAYWEYFRPARERRAELEANQDYVRRTLEEGARKARETASVVLDRVRRAVGLA
- a CDS encoding universal stress protein, with translation MKNILVAIDFSNATDAVIHQIGKLACPNDSIIHLLHIVEPSICYEVSGVLPDEVPVPVMDQTEENEVISIAKNHLKQTAEKLSRLTDATIIQAVEDEFEISEAVINYAEKHHIDMIVVGKHNHGFLSTVFLGSVASSVMRKSPVPVLVVPVTREEQ
- a CDS encoding TIGR00282 family metallophosphoesterase, which produces MITILFIGDVVGEPGRTAVKHMLPELKREHGADFIIVNGENAAAGRGITPRLAQELLHAGVDVITTGDHVWDQAELAPWMESEPRVLRPVNYPQGTPGHGSVVVETPKGKIAVMQVQGRSFIQPPLENPFLISEAEAKRLREEKGVRVIFVDMHAETTSEKISTGYNLDGLVSAVVGTHTHVQTADETILERGTAYLTDAGMCGPAVGVLGREREPILQRFRTSMPAKFPVANWPVRLCGAVVQIDEATGRALSIARINKIVEKPAS
- the tcdA gene encoding tRNA cyclic N6-threonylcarbamoyladenosine(37) synthase TcdA; this translates as MNYEARFGGIGRLYGNSGLSLLRSARIAVVGIGGVGSWAAEALARSGVGTIILMDMDDLCITNTNRQIHALASTIGQSKTETMATRIREINPEAEVIPISNFYTASNAEKLLSAEPDVIIDAIDSLIPKAHLIASCYRGKQPLVTCGGAGGRINPARIEIDDLSRTRGDPLLSSLRYRLKKDYALPLGEKARKLKIPCVFSQETPVYPTCDGKTSCTRDPEFQGKTGCDAGFGSVTHITGTFGFFAASAAIQMLLNKKKTPSSS
- a CDS encoding carbohydrate kinase family protein, which codes for MYDVVALGELLIDFTPCGINDRELPVYQANPGGAPCNVLSMLSRLGRKTSFIGKVGHDMFGKMLRRTLQEEGIGDSGLVASREVNTTLAFVQIDEHGDREFSFYRNPGADMKLTAGEVALELVEHARVFHFGTISMTHDDVRRATRHAVSHARKKGALISFDPNLRPPLWPDMELAREQMLYGCGACSVMKIEMEELLFLTGCATMEEGLRILQREFDNLRLILVTGGRKGSWAAYESKLIHQPTYLNVKTIDTTGAGDAFLGCCLDRILETGLENLTEGQLADMLLFANAAASIVTTRKGAIRSMPSREEAVALMAEGF